The Nostoc sp. 'Lobaria pulmonaria (5183) cyanobiont' genome window below encodes:
- a CDS encoding alpha-mannosidase, with protein sequence MTPTVSQSQTKFISQAIEQLRSFCQVNLQSTWLYQESNLVITDVVAADLSHWQPVQLNAKEHIAWTGGKKVLWLVQRLVVPQDLHGYPLAGLSLRLALVWWADSAEIYVNGKLVLEGDLFDSSPRVLLSQGVTPGEEFIVALRLVSPGHCDGALVRSLLVYESTVDNNPDPGFVADELAVVQLYLEKFAPQKLDVLAAMVGEVTNHRGAENTEENKGGLVKSFLSLRQNLIQSKIQNPKSKIFLLGHAHLDLAWLWPVSETWNAAQNTFESVLKLQEDFPELIFCHSSPALYAWIEEHRPDLFRAIQAQVAAGRWEVVGGMWVEPELNLIAGESIVRQLLYGQRYIQEKFGKLSTVEWVPDSFGFCATLPQFFANAGIEYFVTQKLRWNDTTKFDYGAFWWRSPDGSEVFSLMSAPIGESIDPVKMATSALEWQTQTCLSESLWLPGVGDHGGGPTRDMLETAQRWQKSPFFPDLEFTTAKKYLQQISKGGRRQEAGDNSDDSPLFPTWNDELYLEFHRGCYTTHADQKRWNRRCENLLYQAELFATLATVSCGVRYPKAEIEAAWKLVLFQQFHDILPGSSITQVYTDTLPQWQQVEQVGTKILQESLLAIASHITLSEPPKPDSLPIFVFNSLNWQRSEVVSVPLPTPPTTTQEWQIYDASNKQLVSQLSEPSTLLFLASEIPPVGYRIFWLSPSLPSTDEINRVSPSSPPLPPDWILENEFLRVVIDPDTGDLSSVFDKTYQREVLSGAGNQLQAFKDSGQYWDAWNIDPNYAQHPLPSTNLQSIQWLEQGPVQSRVRVVRQLGESEFCQDYILQAGSPLLNIATTVNWQENHVLVKAAFPLNIEADFATYEIPCGAIRRPTKPQTPAEQAKWEVPALRWADLTAEDRQTNTAIPNRYGVSLLNDCKYGYDSKPNQLRLTLLRSSNWPDSEADRGFHEFKYTLYPHADSWESAHTVRRGYELNIPLQVILNWPLAQPSTTANSTIEGVSFLDLSAENLILMALKPSEDDPQQLILRCYESHGETAELSLQSDLGLNLGNPVDLLERSASTEFSSQQQILMIQPWKIANFKVIPAINPRLE encoded by the coding sequence ATGACCCCGACTGTCTCTCAATCCCAGACCAAATTTATCTCACAAGCAATTGAGCAACTGCGCTCTTTTTGTCAAGTTAATCTTCAGTCTACGTGGCTGTATCAGGAATCTAACTTAGTTATTACTGATGTTGTAGCTGCTGATTTGTCTCATTGGCAACCAGTCCAGTTGAATGCTAAAGAACATATTGCTTGGACGGGCGGGAAAAAAGTGCTATGGCTAGTGCAAAGATTGGTAGTTCCCCAAGATTTACACGGTTATCCCTTAGCTGGGTTATCTTTGCGGCTGGCGCTGGTTTGGTGGGCGGATTCTGCTGAGATTTATGTAAATGGCAAGTTAGTGCTGGAGGGTGATTTATTTGATTCTTCGCCGAGAGTACTTCTCAGTCAAGGCGTAACGCCAGGGGAAGAATTCATTGTAGCTTTGCGATTAGTGAGTCCGGGACATTGTGATGGTGCTTTAGTGCGATCGCTCCTAGTTTATGAGTCTACTGTTGATAATAATCCCGATCCGGGTTTTGTGGCTGATGAGTTAGCTGTAGTGCAGCTTTATTTGGAAAAGTTTGCGCCACAGAAGTTGGATGTTTTGGCGGCGATGGTGGGGGAAGTTACGAACCACAGAGGCGCAGAGAACACGGAGGAGAATAAGGGAGGGTTGGTAAAGTCGTTTTTATCTCTACGCCAAAATTTAATTCAATCCAAAATCCAAAATCCAAAATCTAAAATTTTCCTGTTGGGTCATGCTCACTTAGATTTAGCATGGTTATGGCCTGTGAGTGAAACTTGGAATGCGGCGCAAAATACTTTTGAGTCGGTTCTGAAGTTGCAAGAAGATTTTCCTGAGTTAATTTTCTGTCATTCAAGTCCCGCACTTTATGCTTGGATTGAAGAACATCGCCCGGATTTATTTAGGGCGATTCAAGCACAGGTAGCTGCTGGACGTTGGGAAGTTGTCGGTGGAATGTGGGTGGAACCAGAACTCAACCTAATTGCTGGTGAATCAATAGTCCGTCAGCTACTGTATGGTCAACGCTACATCCAGGAGAAATTTGGCAAGCTTTCAACTGTGGAATGGGTTCCAGATTCTTTTGGTTTCTGTGCAACTTTACCGCAGTTTTTCGCTAATGCCGGAATTGAGTATTTTGTGACGCAGAAGTTGCGGTGGAATGATACTACTAAATTTGATTATGGGGCTTTTTGGTGGCGATCGCCTGATGGCAGTGAAGTCTTTAGTTTGATGTCTGCACCCATAGGTGAAAGCATTGACCCAGTTAAAATGGCAACTTCTGCTCTTGAATGGCAAACCCAAACTTGTTTATCAGAATCCCTCTGGCTTCCCGGTGTCGGCGACCACGGCGGCGGCCCCACCCGTGATATGTTAGAAACCGCCCAACGCTGGCAAAAGTCGCCTTTCTTCCCAGACTTAGAATTTACCACGGCTAAAAAGTATTTACAGCAAATTAGTAAAGGAGGCAGGAGGCAGGAGGCAGGAGATAATAGTGATGATTCTCCCTTATTTCCTACTTGGAATGACGAACTATATTTAGAATTTCATCGCGGTTGCTACACTACCCACGCAGATCAAAAACGCTGGAATCGTCGTTGTGAAAATTTATTATATCAAGCTGAACTATTTGCTACCTTGGCAACTGTAAGCTGTGGTGTGAGATATCCCAAGGCAGAAATTGAAGCAGCTTGGAAATTGGTGTTATTTCAACAGTTTCACGATATTTTACCTGGTTCTTCAATTACCCAAGTTTACACAGATACCTTGCCCCAATGGCAACAAGTAGAACAAGTAGGAACGAAAATATTACAGGAATCACTTTTAGCGATCGCATCTCACATTACCCTATCAGAACCACCAAAACCCGATAGTCTGCCTATTTTTGTTTTCAATTCTCTCAATTGGCAACGTTCTGAGGTAGTCTCTGTACCCTTACCCACACCACCAACAACTACCCAAGAATGGCAGATTTACGATGCTTCTAACAAGCAGCTTGTCTCCCAATTATCTGAACCATCAACGCTACTATTTCTCGCCAGCGAAATTCCACCCGTAGGCTACCGCATATTTTGGCTTTCCCCTTCACTCCCCAGTACAGACGAGATTAATCGCGTCTCTCCCTCATCTCCCCCACTCCCCCCAGACTGGATTTTAGAAAATGAATTCTTGCGAGTTGTTATAGATCCTGACACCGGAGATTTATCAAGTGTTTTTGACAAAACTTATCAACGAGAAGTTTTGAGTGGGGCGGGGAATCAACTGCAAGCTTTTAAAGACAGTGGGCAATATTGGGATGCTTGGAATATAGACCCCAATTATGCTCAACATCCCTTACCCTCAACAAATCTTCAATCTATTCAGTGGTTAGAACAAGGCCCGGTGCAAAGTCGTGTACGCGTGGTGCGTCAGTTGGGTGAATCGGAATTTTGCCAAGACTATATTCTGCAAGCTGGTTCACCTCTGCTGAACATCGCTACAACTGTCAATTGGCAAGAAAATCATGTATTAGTGAAAGCTGCTTTTCCTCTAAATATTGAAGCCGACTTTGCTACTTATGAAATTCCCTGTGGCGCGATTCGCCGCCCCACTAAACCGCAAACCCCGGCAGAACAAGCAAAATGGGAAGTTCCTGCTTTGCGTTGGGCTGATTTAACAGCAGAGGACAGACAGACAAATACCGCAATCCCAAATCGTTATGGTGTCAGTTTGCTCAATGATTGTAAATACGGTTATGACAGCAAACCAAATCAACTCCGCCTAACGCTGCTACGCAGTTCTAATTGGCCAGACTCAGAGGCTGACCGAGGTTTTCACGAATTCAAATATACCTTGTATCCTCATGCTGATAGTTGGGAATCAGCCCATACAGTACGGCGTGGCTATGAATTAAATATACCGTTGCAAGTGATATTGAATTGGCCACTGGCTCAACCCTCCACTACCGCTAACAGCACTATTGAAGGAGTGAGTTTCCTAGATTTATCAGCTGAAAATTTAATCTTGATGGCCTTGAAGCCATCTGAAGATGATCCACAGCAGTTAATTCTGCGATGTTATGAATCTCACGGAGAAACAGCCGAGTTATCTTTGCAAAGTGATTTAGGGTTGAATCTCGGAAATCCAGTAGATTTATTAGAGCGTTCTGCCAGTACTGAATTTTCATCTCAGCAACAAATATTAATGATACAACCTTGGAAAATCGCCAATTTCAAGGTGATACCAGCGATTAATCCCAGGCTGGAGTGA